In a single window of the Flavivirga spongiicola genome:
- a CDS encoding T9SS type B sorting domain-containing protein produces MILSKRHISKYLFAFFYISMVLTAKAQLKAHLIDGEGWIKGNYIEIGINSKGVYGAQLAKKPTLFHDNRDVDKSGLFGFIANPQKDGWIDYDGDFFVPGKPEEGFAIEINGVNYNNNNFEGLYDISGRATGATILSSDCFEDVAQITWEGNIDGLNIKRYYRVTQDGLFIQMRTSIKNVSEVTKKNLFFMHNVDPDNNKSLSGTYNTDIKLAFQASSITDNICLVTASQKALGTPKDKDGSHVSLYAKDSRARVTYGGFANRSASGVWNGSGFTYREGSNTDDIDEAISIAFNLGDISAGKTIYFVYYYVLENIEENFTPFIVDITQENPSSCDGNDGKFLISGLNSNSSYLVNYRDDGILIPEKTYISDNNGTIEILNLNSGIYTDFEIKYKTCSSIPVETIFELSDPPAPTYSFIKKDLTRCDSFEGIISITGLMPNATYHVSYTDDDTSIAKAAHTTDSSGNINLTGLDKGIYKDFVVEINNCETASNAIIELVQPDPPNFNLTKQDILSCKDPDGKITLSGLIANTSYNLSYFYNDNEIEKTLYTSNDDGKIMLSKLSSGVYKDFTLEVFNCSAFNSSNITLLNPEVLITPVHQFYCDDDYDYMTTIDLSKLDTDILQGRDSNLFKVTYHKTEEAIINNVSIPKSNYTTQGTHSYNIYAKITNSKTGCYNYAAFTITVNIPPDFELTEDFICLNSDDTPNIVDYNLPVIKTPFSELDYDFQWYYNDHLLTKEITSQLIVIDYGEHTVKITNKSTGCHTTKSTYIYPSGPPQELEVKITTSPFSENHNIEIRANGFGDYVFGIDDKEPQSSPIFLNITPGYHRFRIIDLNGCGEVIVSKIAIDYMKYFTPNNDGFNDRWQIIGVEALIKPEIFIFDRYGKLIKNLNPLNPRWDGTINGKKLPSGDYWFVIEFEDDTTGKNVFKSHFTLKR; encoded by the coding sequence ATGATACTATCTAAACGTCATATTTCTAAATATCTGTTTGCGTTCTTTTATATATCTATGGTCTTAACAGCTAAAGCCCAGCTAAAAGCACACTTAATTGATGGAGAGGGCTGGATAAAAGGAAATTATATAGAAATTGGAATTAACTCAAAAGGTGTGTATGGTGCACAACTGGCTAAAAAACCAACCTTATTCCATGACAATAGAGATGTAGACAAATCAGGTTTATTTGGTTTTATAGCAAATCCTCAAAAAGATGGGTGGATAGACTATGATGGTGATTTTTTTGTTCCTGGCAAGCCAGAAGAAGGTTTTGCTATTGAAATAAATGGGGTCAACTACAATAACAATAATTTTGAGGGGCTTTATGATATTTCTGGAAGAGCAACAGGTGCAACTATATTATCTTCCGACTGTTTTGAAGATGTAGCTCAAATTACTTGGGAAGGTAATATCGATGGGCTGAATATAAAACGTTATTATAGAGTTACTCAAGATGGGTTATTCATTCAAATGAGGACTTCTATTAAAAATGTGTCAGAAGTAACTAAGAAAAATCTCTTCTTTATGCATAATGTTGATCCTGATAATAACAAATCTTTAAGCGGAACTTATAATACTGATATAAAGTTGGCTTTTCAAGCAAGTTCAATAACTGATAATATTTGCTTAGTAACAGCTTCTCAAAAAGCCTTAGGAACTCCTAAAGATAAGGACGGCTCACATGTAAGTCTTTATGCTAAAGATAGTAGAGCAAGAGTAACTTACGGAGGGTTTGCAAATAGATCGGCAAGCGGTGTGTGGAATGGTTCTGGGTTTACATATAGAGAAGGATCTAATACAGATGATATAGATGAAGCTATTTCTATAGCTTTTAATCTAGGAGATATTTCTGCTGGAAAAACCATCTATTTTGTATATTATTATGTCTTAGAAAACATAGAAGAAAATTTTACTCCCTTTATTGTAGATATTACACAAGAAAACCCTTCCTCTTGTGATGGCAATGATGGTAAGTTTTTAATCTCTGGACTAAATAGTAACAGTTCTTATTTGGTAAACTATAGAGATGATGGTATCTTAATTCCTGAAAAAACTTATATTTCTGATAATAATGGAACTATTGAAATCCTAAATTTAAATTCAGGAATATATACTGATTTTGAAATTAAATATAAAACCTGTAGTAGTATTCCAGTTGAAACCATTTTTGAATTATCTGATCCCCCAGCTCCAACCTATAGTTTTATAAAAAAAGATTTAACCAGGTGTGATAGTTTTGAAGGCATTATTAGCATTACAGGTTTAATGCCAAATGCCACATATCATGTATCTTATACAGATGATGATACAAGTATCGCAAAAGCAGCACACACAACAGATAGTTCTGGAAATATTAACCTTACAGGCTTAGACAAAGGCATTTACAAAGATTTTGTTGTTGAAATCAACAATTGTGAAACTGCAAGCAATGCAATTATTGAACTTGTTCAGCCAGACCCTCCAAATTTTAATTTAACAAAGCAAGATATTTTATCATGTAAAGATCCTGATGGAAAAATAACCTTATCTGGTTTAATTGCAAATACTTCATACAATCTATCGTATTTCTATAATGATAATGAAATAGAAAAAACTTTATACACCTCAAACGATGATGGAAAAATTATGCTTTCTAAATTAAGTAGTGGGGTATATAAAGACTTTACTTTGGAGGTTTTTAACTGTAGCGCTTTTAACAGTTCCAATATTACACTTTTAAATCCAGAAGTTTTAATTACACCTGTACATCAGTTTTATTGTGATGATGATTATGATTACATGACAACTATAGATTTATCAAAACTAGATACCGATATTTTACAAGGCCGTGATTCCAATCTATTTAAAGTAACATATCATAAAACGGAAGAAGCTATAATTAATAATGTTTCTATACCAAAAAGCAACTACACCACCCAAGGTACTCATAGTTATAATATCTATGCTAAAATAACAAATTCGAAAACAGGATGCTATAACTATGCAGCGTTTACTATAACCGTCAATATACCTCCAGATTTTGAACTAACCGAGGATTTTATTTGTTTAAACAGTGATGATACGCCCAATATAGTAGACTATAATTTACCAGTAATTAAAACTCCTTTTTCTGAATTAGATTATGATTTTCAGTGGTATTATAATGATCATTTATTAACAAAAGAAATAACTTCACAGTTAATAGTAATCGATTATGGAGAGCATACTGTGAAAATTACAAATAAAAGTACAGGGTGTCATACAACAAAATCAACATATATTTATCCTTCTGGCCCACCTCAAGAATTAGAAGTAAAGATTACGACCTCTCCTTTTTCAGAAAATCATAACATAGAAATAAGGGCTAATGGCTTTGGTGATTATGTGTTTGGTATAGATGACAAAGAACCTCAAAGTTCTCCTATATTTTTAAATATCACTCCTGGATATCATAGGTTTCGTATTATAGATTTAAATGGCTGTGGTGAAGTTATTGTAAGTAAGATTGCAATAGATTATATGAAGTATTTTACTCCAAATAACGATGGTTTTAATGACAGGTGGCAAATCATTGGGGTCGAAGCTTTAATTAAACCTGAAATATTTATCTTTGACAGGTATGGAAAACTTATAAAAAATTTGAACCCCTTAAACCCTAGATGGGATGGAACCATTAACGGAAAAAAATTACCCTCTGGGGATTATTGGTTTGTTATAGAGTTTGAAGATGATACTACAGGTAAAAATGTTTTTAAATCGCATTTTACATTAAAGCGTTAA
- a CDS encoding TlpA family protein disulfide reductase, producing MKKNVTIYYDCYNTLYTLCRGCLFLLVFVISTKALTAQTLKGQLTQQSNQKIWLTSFNNYELAKTTVDSLGNFTLSYPGTYNGAGILKTQDSSSLVVMLTQANISLQGTHLSEPDNLHFINSPENQQFITIAAAYSQNQQAYKWRYLKPKYAKECLSKSIEQFRKINFNNPNFKMSGLFKDLIEKHYFLLENMGKPIDSVYKQMNISTDYLINNLKENDSLLNTVSEKLFHLFENRGLFPAAAYLSNQLLAQNQCVLHDGLANTIEKYRTLKVGNTAPDIQLTTIKKLSDFNQPVLLVFGASWCSHCEEEAPVLKKYYNVWKDKVNIEVVYISIDTDIEAFKEAYQNTPWQTYCDYKGWDTQAAKDYFVNATPTYILLDKTQKILLHPRSLEQVNTWVNLN from the coding sequence ATGAAAAAAAACGTAACAATCTATTATGATTGTTATAATACCTTGTACACCTTGTGTCGAGGTTGTTTGTTTTTATTAGTGTTTGTAATAAGCACCAAAGCACTTACAGCACAAACATTAAAAGGACAGTTAACCCAGCAAAGTAATCAAAAAATATGGCTTACAAGCTTTAATAATTACGAACTGGCAAAAACAACTGTAGATAGTTTAGGGAACTTTACCTTAAGTTATCCTGGTACTTATAATGGTGCTGGGATTTTAAAAACACAAGATAGTAGTAGCTTGGTAGTAATGCTTACACAAGCTAATATAAGTCTGCAAGGTACACACCTAAGCGAGCCTGATAATTTACATTTTATAAATAGCCCAGAAAACCAACAATTTATAACTATAGCAGCAGCGTATTCGCAAAACCAACAAGCTTATAAATGGCGTTATTTAAAACCAAAATATGCTAAAGAGTGTTTATCTAAAAGTATAGAGCAATTTAGAAAAATTAATTTTAACAACCCTAATTTTAAGATGTCGGGTCTGTTTAAAGACCTTATAGAAAAACACTATTTTTTGTTAGAAAATATGGGGAAACCTATAGATAGTGTTTACAAGCAAATGAATATAAGTACAGATTATTTAATAAATAATTTAAAAGAAAATGATAGCTTATTAAACACAGTCTCAGAAAAACTGTTTCATTTATTTGAAAACCGAGGGTTGTTTCCAGCGGCAGCATATTTATCAAACCAGCTCCTAGCCCAAAATCAATGTGTCCTTCATGATGGTTTAGCCAATACTATAGAAAAATACCGTACTTTAAAAGTAGGCAATACAGCTCCAGACATACAATTAACAACAATAAAAAAGTTAAGTGATTTTAATCAACCCGTTTTATTGGTATTTGGAGCCAGTTGGTGTTCCCATTGCGAAGAAGAAGCACCAGTTTTAAAAAAGTATTATAACGTTTGGAAAGATAAAGTAAATATAGAAGTGGTGTATATAAGTATAGATACCGATATAGAAGCTTTTAAAGAAGCTTACCAGAATACACCATGGCAAACGTACTGCGATTATAAAGGTTGGGATACTCAAGCAGCTAAAGACTATTTTGTAAACGCAACACCTACCTATATTTTATTAGATAAAACCCAAAAAATATTACTACACCCACGTTCTTTGGAACAAGTAAATACTTGGGTGAATTTAAATTGA
- a CDS encoding sodium:solute symporter family transporter — protein sequence MEIFKLSIIIILILISIISLLEASRLLKKSRKATSFFLLKGKLKTVSFINAMVMTDLSFRIILITTTIGYVFGFKGIFFGVISIVTTISGYWIFKKYFKKFIEDVNNGGTLPEFISSLFINGNNQEKIKYVRYCISVVSILILIVSIIFELHIAGSIFSSIFGIDNGIAFFPLLGLITLYAILGGYQGIIVTDIIQMCMLILACMAAAYFMIEFKPEHDIELKLTTETAFHDETTSSFTKYLRLLTSFLSGFVWLLTTTESWQRFSATRSFKISNKGVLWSGLFKMIALVFFIAFGIYIRDVIEPVVEYYEKVPSNDLVLVDYFFKINDYVFKKGLKIALALIFVGLLMCAVSTVDSYLIGISHSFTSDMALNRSSKRLGGLNTYENLRYSYVGKIAIIITSFIIMIVWYFLKMTDILKDPVYFFFFASSFQCILFSLLLIGLFVKRVNIYVLIFSIILGITTTFFSWFYILNFSKGSTFLLNMTKEDGIKSLPLFIFLLTTVSFIIINYLPIIFMRVCNIKKRG from the coding sequence ATGGAAATCTTTAAGTTAAGTATAATTATAATACTAATTTTAATTAGTATTATATCACTGCTAGAAGCATCCCGTTTATTAAAAAAATCAAGAAAGGCCACGTCTTTTTTTCTCCTCAAGGGCAAATTAAAAACCGTCTCATTTATAAATGCCATGGTTATGACAGACTTGTCATTCCGAATTATTTTAATTACTACAACAATAGGGTACGTGTTTGGTTTTAAAGGTATTTTTTTTGGCGTCATATCTATTGTTACAACCATTTCGGGATATTGGATTTTTAAAAAGTATTTTAAAAAATTTATTGAAGATGTTAATAATGGAGGGACATTACCGGAGTTTATCAGTAGTCTTTTTATAAACGGTAATAATCAAGAAAAAATAAAGTATGTACGTTATTGCATCTCAGTAGTTAGTATACTTATCTTAATCGTTTCAATAATATTTGAATTGCATATTGCGGGTAGTATTTTTTCATCAATATTTGGAATAGATAATGGTATCGCTTTTTTTCCTCTGCTGGGATTAATAACATTATACGCCATTTTAGGTGGGTATCAAGGCATCATTGTTACAGATATAATTCAAATGTGCATGCTCATATTGGCATGCATGGCTGCTGCCTATTTTATGATTGAATTTAAACCCGAACATGACATAGAACTGAAGTTGACTACTGAAACAGCATTCCATGATGAAACAACTTCGAGTTTTACTAAGTATTTACGTTTATTGACGTCATTTTTATCAGGCTTTGTATGGCTGTTAACAACCACAGAATCCTGGCAAAGATTTAGTGCCACAAGAAGCTTTAAAATTTCTAATAAAGGAGTTTTGTGGTCTGGTTTGTTTAAGATGATCGCTCTGGTTTTTTTTATAGCTTTCGGAATTTATATCAGGGATGTTATTGAGCCTGTGGTTGAATACTATGAAAAGGTTCCTTCTAATGACTTAGTTCTAGTTGACTATTTTTTTAAAATAAACGATTATGTTTTTAAAAAAGGATTAAAAATAGCACTTGCATTAATTTTTGTTGGGCTACTAATGTGCGCGGTCTCTACAGTAGACAGTTACCTGATAGGTATTAGCCATTCTTTTACTTCAGATATGGCTTTAAATAGATCTTCAAAAAGGCTGGGGGGGTTAAACACTTATGAAAACCTCCGTTATAGTTATGTTGGCAAAATAGCAATTATTATTACATCTTTTATTATAATGATTGTTTGGTATTTTTTAAAAATGACAGATATTTTGAAAGACCCTGTTTATTTCTTTTTTTTTGCTTCTTCTTTTCAATGTATTCTTTTTTCTCTGTTGTTAATTGGTTTATTTGTAAAAAGGGTAAACATTTATGTGCTTATTTTTTCAATTATTTTAGGAATAACAACGACGTTTTTTTCTTGGTTTTATATTTTAAATTTTAGTAAAGGTTCGACTTTTTTATTAAATATGACTAAAGAAGATGGGATTAAGAGCTTGCCCCTGTTTATTTTTTTACTAACCACCGTTTCTTTTATAATAATTAACTATTTACCGATTATTTTCATGCGAGTATGCAACATAAAGAAAAGGGGGTAG
- a CDS encoding FISUMP domain-containing protein, which produces MRSVSYSIIALILLISKPIIAQDFMSLDALRQEQIGKIRGLAGRIWMDRNLGATRVATHTGDTESYGYIYQWGRNSDGHQFRNSTTTTIDLNDDVTQWAVTPGTEGDKFVLNITFPYDWITPQDDKRWNSGTEESPVKGPHDPCPDGYRLPTHTEWRAELDAWVEKERIDNGYPDTPEGLILAGKKAKNLTYGFNVLALSGIGGRLNHTGEIHSMETSATYWCSSPAEGDGSTFLCVFFALLDGEYPNASMTHDVRSYGAAIRCTKED; this is translated from the coding sequence ATGAGGTCAGTCAGTTATTCTATAATAGCATTAATCTTATTGATTAGCAAACCAATTATAGCGCAAGATTTTATGTCTTTAGATGCATTAAGGCAGGAACAAATAGGTAAGATTAGGGGATTAGCGGGCAGGATTTGGATGGATCGAAATTTGGGGGCTACTCGGGTTGCCACGCATACAGGCGATACAGAGTCTTATGGCTATATATACCAGTGGGGCAGAAATAGCGATGGACATCAGTTTCGCAATAGTACTACGACTACTATAGATCTAAATGATGATGTAACGCAATGGGCTGTAACTCCTGGTACAGAAGGAGATAAATTTGTTCTTAATATAACGTTTCCATATGATTGGATTACCCCACAAGATGATAAACGTTGGAATAGTGGTACAGAAGAAAGCCCTGTAAAGGGACCTCATGACCCTTGCCCTGATGGCTATCGTCTACCCACACACACAGAGTGGAGGGCTGAGTTGGATGCTTGGGTAGAGAAGGAAAGAATAGATAATGGCTACCCAGATACTCCAGAAGGACTAATTCTAGCTGGTAAAAAAGCGAAAAACTTGACTTATGGTTTTAATGTTTTAGCGTTGTCAGGTATAGGGGGGCGCTTAAATCATACTGGAGAGATTCATAGTATGGAAACTAGCGCGACTTATTGGTGTAGTTCTCCTGCTGAAGGTGATGGTAGCACGTTTTTATGTGTCTTTTTTGCACTACTTGATGGGGAGTACCCAAATGCCAGCATGACGCATGACGTTCGTTCATACGGTGCTGCTATACGTTGTACTAAAGAAGATTAA
- a CDS encoding T9SS type A sorting domain-containing protein: MKKNSFKLSLCTGVSTLICFFLCVFIQDVKAQNALYVGDGGILYLKKDLPLVFNGNLSRSATGNVVFEAGTNLSSLTDYFAGSAGSDYVSVYGAGTTVVPVGSSIVRSPITIVSNASNDNFSIGYFLNDPAVDVSASLDAALSSSNYFLSDDEYWTVNKVSGTSNGYVISGTTPKSDAKYDGSDGTSYKMVWFNGSQWEEYVGDQKEGSFSYVSQKSALGIDDEHNIGEFLLYPNPVSAVATNVYFTLPANVQQLSVTVYDVTGKRVANYNNIPVRVGVNSISKPELSKGLYFLKFSFNNRQQYMTKRLVVQ, from the coding sequence ATGAAAAAAAATAGCTTTAAGTTAAGTTTATGTACTGGAGTCAGTACTTTAATATGTTTTTTTTTATGTGTCTTCATTCAGGATGTTAAGGCTCAAAATGCTTTATATGTTGGAGATGGAGGAATATTATATTTAAAGAAAGATTTGCCTCTTGTTTTTAATGGGAATTTGTCCAGATCTGCGACAGGTAACGTAGTTTTTGAAGCAGGGACGAACTTATCTTCATTAACAGATTATTTTGCCGGATCTGCAGGAAGTGATTATGTAAGTGTTTATGGAGCGGGAACGACGGTGGTTCCTGTAGGAAGCTCAATTGTAAGATCTCCAATTACAATTGTTAGTAATGCATCTAACGATAATTTTTCTATAGGCTATTTCTTGAATGACCCAGCCGTAGATGTTTCAGCTAGTTTAGATGCAGCCTTGTCGTCTTCTAATTACTTTTTAAGTGATGACGAATATTGGACTGTAAATAAGGTTTCAGGGACTTCAAATGGTTATGTAATAAGTGGAACCACTCCTAAATCTGATGCAAAATATGATGGTTCTGATGGTACGTCTTATAAAATGGTTTGGTTTAATGGTTCACAATGGGAGGAATATGTAGGTGACCAAAAGGAAGGTTCTTTTAGCTATGTTTCACAGAAATCAGCCCTTGGGATAGATGATGAGCATAATATAGGCGAGTTTTTGTTGTATCCTAATCCAGTTTCTGCTGTTGCTACAAATGTTTATTTTACGTTGCCTGCTAATGTACAGCAGTTATCTGTGACGGTATACGATGTTACGGGAAAACGTGTTGCGAATTACAACAACATACCTGTAAGAGTAGGTGTAAATAGTATAAGCAAACCAGAGTTGAGTAAAGGTTTGTACTTTTTAAAATTTTCATTTAATAACAGACAACAATACATGACAAAGCGTTTAGTAGTTCAATAA